The following coding sequences are from one Lysinibacillus sp. FSL W8-0992 window:
- a CDS encoding post-transcriptional regulator yields MSMQHAQLFEKIRPAIDSKIAEFKYYNYDAITAEELWRFCVEKKWRKKNIEQLRLYEIIATIFAVSPSDIVSFNQVEFLQSDDWFAEINTEELKSLLGPVKTQAEYVGSVKD; encoded by the coding sequence ATGAGTATGCAACATGCACAACTATTTGAAAAAATTCGTCCGGCAATTGATAGTAAGATTGCAGAATTTAAGTATTATAATTATGATGCGATTACAGCAGAAGAATTATGGCGTTTTTGCGTAGAAAAAAAATGGCGGAAAAAAAATATAGAGCAATTGCGCTTATATGAAATTATTGCTACTATTTTTGCAGTATCACCGTCCGATATTGTCTCATTCAACCAAGTAGAGTTTTTACAAAGTGATGATTGGTTTGCAGAAATAAACACAGAGGAACTAAAATCATTGCTTGGTCCGGTGAAAACACAAGCAGAATATGTCGGTTCTGTAAAAGATTAA
- a CDS encoding DUF421 domain-containing protein has protein sequence MEEYLTIIFRTCFLYVFILIVFRLMGKREVGELSVIDLVVFVLIAEVAAFALDDYENPLFNAILPIIILLFIQILSAYLSLKNKKIRDLVDGEPALLVKDGIIQENEMRKQRYNLDDLCQQLRENGIASVTEIAYAYLEPSGNLSVYKKDEKAFIYPLIIDGDIQNRHLLIIHKDEEWLMEELAKNNIQDTSTVFFCIWEDNRLHIQLKEF, from the coding sequence ATGGAAGAATATTTAACAATTATTTTTAGAACGTGCTTTTTATATGTGTTTATACTTATTGTTTTTCGTTTAATGGGTAAACGTGAAGTAGGTGAACTTTCTGTCATCGATTTAGTCGTGTTTGTTTTGATTGCGGAAGTTGCTGCTTTTGCACTTGATGATTACGAAAATCCTTTATTTAATGCCATTTTACCGATTATTATTTTGCTTTTTATTCAAATATTGAGTGCTTATTTATCGTTAAAAAATAAAAAGATACGTGATTTAGTTGACGGTGAACCAGCACTTCTCGTTAAAGATGGTATTATCCAAGAAAATGAAATGCGGAAGCAACGCTATAATTTGGATGACCTATGTCAGCAACTACGTGAAAATGGCATCGCTTCTGTTACTGAAATTGCTTATGCTTACTTAGAGCCTTCTGGCAACCTTTCCGTTTACAAAAAGGATGAGAAGGCATTTATCTATCCGCTGATCATTGATGGTGATATCCAAAATAGACACTTATTGATTATTCATAAGGATGAAGAATGGTTAATGGAAGAGCTAGCTAAAAATAATATTCAGGATACTAGTACGGTGTTCTTTTGTATATGGGAAGACAATCGACTCCATATTCAATTAAAGGAATTTTAA
- the yajC gene encoding preprotein translocase subunit YajC, with the protein MESILGFAPIILMFVAMWFILIRPAKKRQQETQNMQGSLQRGDKVITIGGLHGVIDSIEDTAITLVIADNVRVKFDRQAIGRVVNDQV; encoded by the coding sequence ATGGAATCAATTTTAGGATTTGCGCCTATTATATTGATGTTCGTGGCGATGTGGTTCATTTTAATCCGTCCTGCTAAAAAGAGACAGCAAGAAACGCAAAATATGCAAGGTAGCTTACAGCGCGGTGATAAAGTTATTACAATCGGTGGCTTACATGGTGTGATCGACTCAATCGAGGACACTGCTATCACTTTAGTTATCGCTGATAATGTTCGCGTTAAATTTGACCGTCAAGCAATTGGACGTGTCGTAAATGACCAAGTATAA
- the queA gene encoding tRNA preQ1(34) S-adenosylmethionine ribosyltransferase-isomerase QueA → MRVEDFDFELPEELIAQTPLVDRTASRLMVVTPGSEKVEHHHFAHILNELHAGDCLVLNDTRVLPARLMGVKEETGAHIEVLLLKQTAGTDEWETLVKPAKRVKVGTVVTFGDGLLTATCTAELDHGGRMFEFKYEGIFYEILEQLGEMPLPPYIREKLDDSERYQTVYAKERGSAAAPTAGLHFTQELLNQVRAKGVEIVFITLHVGLGTFRPVSVDSIENHEMHAEFYSVTEEAAATINRVKANGGNVIAVGTTSTRTLETIGSKYGEVRAEQGWTSIFIYPGYKFTVVDGLITNFHLPKSTLVMLVSTLATKDTILSAYNQAVEEKYRFFSFGDAMFIRPSSIRK, encoded by the coding sequence ATGCGTGTAGAAGATTTTGATTTTGAATTACCAGAGGAGCTCATTGCACAAACGCCACTTGTCGATCGTACGGCAAGCCGTTTAATGGTGGTGACACCGGGCTCAGAAAAAGTCGAGCATCATCATTTTGCCCATATATTAAATGAGCTACATGCTGGTGACTGTCTTGTATTAAATGATACAAGAGTATTACCAGCACGTTTAATGGGTGTGAAAGAGGAAACAGGCGCACATATCGAAGTATTGCTTTTAAAGCAAACAGCAGGCACTGATGAATGGGAAACGCTTGTAAAGCCAGCAAAACGTGTTAAAGTGGGTACCGTTGTGACATTTGGCGACGGTTTACTAACCGCTACTTGTACAGCTGAGTTAGACCATGGTGGCCGGATGTTTGAATTTAAATACGAAGGTATTTTTTATGAAATATTGGAGCAACTTGGAGAAATGCCATTGCCTCCATATATTCGCGAAAAATTAGATGACAGTGAACGTTATCAAACTGTATATGCGAAAGAACGCGGCTCGGCAGCAGCACCAACAGCAGGTCTTCATTTTACTCAAGAATTATTAAATCAAGTTCGCGCAAAAGGTGTGGAAATTGTTTTTATAACGCTGCATGTTGGTCTTGGAACATTCCGTCCAGTGAGTGTGGACTCGATAGAAAATCACGAAATGCATGCTGAATTTTATAGCGTAACAGAAGAAGCGGCTGCTACGATCAACCGAGTGAAAGCAAATGGTGGGAATGTGATAGCTGTTGGTACAACTTCTACTCGTACGCTCGAAACAATTGGCTCTAAGTATGGAGAAGTACGTGCAGAGCAAGGTTGGACATCTATTTTCATTTATCCAGGCTATAAATTTACTGTAGTGGATGGTTTAATTACAAACTTCCATTTACCGAAATCGACTTTAGTAATGCTCGTTAGTACACTTGCGACGAAGGATACGATTTTAAGTGCTTACAATCAGGCAGTAGAAGAAAAATATCGCTTCTTCAGCTTCGGGGATGCTATGTTTATACGTCCAAGTTCAATTCGTAAATAA
- a CDS encoding putative polysaccharide biosynthesis protein encodes MSSFVRGTLFLMFVIFLSKLFGFFYRMQFMRIAGEEAVGIYMTAYPAFIFFISLIQLGLPIAVAKIVAELLAKNKRESIFGVMRTAILWSFIGMIVFMPLVALTIPYISTTLLHNEQTTFTLWIALFAVPVSVGSGLLRAYLQGVAKITPTAWAQMLEQIVRIGFITFMLPLVAAYNNASITAASAMGITLLAEVVAFLYLWLHYTISKKKLLPRKSKVESYPASPMLRVAVPSAGSKLFGSFTWFLEPIIFLKALTMAGLTASAATILYGVISGVLVPLLLFPAFVSTALSIVLIPAVSDAVARQHNALLQERISVSLRLSSLVGCVAATYFFVHGDDLAMKLFHLEENRGYVKILAPIFYFYYIQSPLHSILQAVGEARAAMMNSIYGGLGKLFVMFVLASQPGIQEKGAVVAIGFGVLLTSFLHIATVRQRKNLRAGFRMFVVPYSCFIGVCIAQYFFMQIMPLPFLLSSCVTLFLLFTLLLLTNQLRFTDFLYIRKLAKKV; translated from the coding sequence ATGAGTTCTTTTGTAAGAGGTACACTATTTTTAATGTTTGTGATTTTCTTATCTAAACTCTTTGGCTTCTTTTATAGAATGCAGTTTATGCGTATTGCTGGTGAAGAGGCAGTCGGTATTTATATGACCGCCTATCCTGCATTTATTTTCTTCATCTCACTCATTCAACTTGGACTACCTATCGCTGTAGCAAAAATTGTAGCTGAATTACTAGCAAAAAATAAACGCGAAAGCATTTTTGGCGTGATGCGTACAGCAATCCTTTGGTCATTTATTGGTATGATTGTTTTTATGCCACTCGTTGCACTAACAATACCTTATATCTCTACTACGCTGTTACATAATGAACAAACAACCTTTACACTTTGGATTGCACTCTTCGCTGTGCCAGTTTCGGTTGGTTCAGGATTACTTCGCGCTTATTTACAGGGCGTTGCTAAAATTACACCAACTGCTTGGGCACAAATGCTTGAACAAATTGTTCGTATCGGGTTTATTACCTTCATGTTACCACTGGTTGCTGCTTATAATAATGCTTCGATAACTGCAGCTTCTGCAATGGGTATTACACTGTTAGCTGAAGTAGTTGCTTTCTTGTATTTATGGCTACATTATACGATTTCAAAGAAAAAATTATTGCCAAGAAAAAGCAAAGTGGAGTCCTATCCTGCTTCACCTATGTTGCGGGTTGCCGTACCTTCAGCAGGAAGCAAACTATTTGGCTCTTTCACTTGGTTTTTAGAACCAATTATCTTTTTAAAGGCATTAACGATGGCAGGATTGACAGCATCTGCCGCGACTATATTATACGGAGTTATTTCAGGTGTTTTAGTGCCCCTGCTATTATTCCCAGCCTTTGTATCCACAGCACTTTCAATTGTCCTTATTCCTGCTGTCAGTGATGCAGTCGCTCGTCAACATAACGCTCTTTTACAGGAACGTATATCCGTTTCTCTACGCTTATCTTCATTGGTAGGTTGCGTCGCTGCTACGTATTTTTTCGTGCACGGTGATGACTTAGCAATGAAATTATTTCACTTAGAAGAAAATAGAGGCTATGTGAAAATTTTAGCACCCATTTTCTATTTTTATTATATTCAAAGTCCATTACATTCGATTTTACAAGCTGTCGGTGAAGCTCGTGCTGCAATGATGAATTCAATATACGGTGGCCTTGGCAAACTATTCGTCATGTTTGTACTGGCCTCTCAACCTGGGATACAAGAAAAAGGTGCTGTTGTAGCAATTGGCTTCGGTGTGTTACTAACATCGTTCTTGCATATCGCTACAGTTAGACAACGTAAAAATTTACGCGCAGGCTTCCGTATGTTTGTTGTACCTTATAGTTGTTTTATTGGCGTTTGTATTGCGCAATATTTCTTCATGCAAATTATGCCATTACCGTTCCTATTAAGTAGCTGTGTTACATTATTTTTACTATTTACGCTGTTATTACTGACAAACCAATTACGCTTTACAGATTTCCTTTATATACGTAAATTAGCCAAGAAGGTTTAA
- the tgt gene encoding tRNA guanosine(34) transglycosylase Tgt, protein MTQPAIRYELLHTCKQTGARLGIVHTPHGSFETPAFMPVGTQATVKTMSPEELKEMNAGIILSNTYHLWLRPGNDIVKEAGGLHKFMNWDRPILTDSGGFQVFSLSQFRKIEEEGVHFRNHLNGDKLFLSPEKAMEIQNDLGSDIMMAFDECPPYPATYDYMLKSVDRTTRWAKRCKEAHARPEDQGLFGIIQGGEFEELRRRSAEALVELDFPGYAIGGLSVGEPKDVMNRVLEFTTPLMPSNKPRYLMGVGSPDSLIDGAIRGIDMFDCVLPTRIARNGTLMTSEGRLVVKNAKYARDFGPIDPNCDCYTCKNYSRAYVRHLIRTEETFGIRLTSYHNLHFLLKLMEQVREAIREDRLGDFREEFFEKYGFNGPDAKNF, encoded by the coding sequence ATGACACAACCAGCAATTCGTTATGAACTACTTCATACATGTAAGCAAACAGGAGCGCGACTAGGCATCGTGCATACACCACATGGCTCTTTTGAAACACCAGCATTTATGCCTGTGGGGACTCAAGCGACCGTTAAAACGATGTCTCCTGAGGAATTAAAAGAAATGAATGCGGGCATTATTCTTTCAAATACGTACCACTTATGGCTTCGTCCAGGCAATGATATTGTGAAGGAAGCAGGTGGACTGCATAAATTTATGAACTGGGATCGCCCGATTTTAACGGATTCAGGTGGCTTCCAAGTGTTTTCACTGAGCCAATTCCGTAAAATCGAAGAAGAAGGTGTCCATTTCCGTAATCATTTAAATGGTGATAAGCTATTTTTAAGTCCAGAAAAGGCGATGGAAATTCAAAATGATTTAGGGTCAGACATTATGATGGCATTTGATGAATGTCCACCTTACCCAGCAACATATGACTATATGCTGAAATCGGTAGACAGAACGACGCGTTGGGCAAAGCGATGCAAAGAAGCGCATGCTCGTCCAGAAGATCAAGGCCTATTCGGCATTATTCAAGGTGGAGAATTCGAGGAATTACGTCGTCGCTCTGCTGAAGCATTAGTAGAGCTTGATTTTCCTGGTTATGCAATAGGGGGCTTATCAGTAGGCGAACCTAAAGATGTGATGAACCGAGTGCTAGAGTTTACGACACCGTTAATGCCATCCAATAAGCCGCGTTATTTAATGGGTGTTGGTTCGCCAGATTCTCTTATTGACGGCGCTATTCGAGGAATCGATATGTTTGACTGTGTATTACCAACACGAATTGCACGTAATGGTACATTAATGACATCTGAAGGCCGTTTAGTCGTTAAAAATGCGAAATATGCACGTGATTTCGGTCCAATCGATCCAAACTGTGATTGCTACACATGTAAAAATTATTCTCGTGCGTATGTTCGGCATTTAATTCGTACGGAAGAGACATTCGGTATACGTTTAACTTCTTATCATAACTTGCATTTTTTACTGAAGCTAATGGAGCAAGTGCGTGAGGCTATTCGTGAGGATCGTCTTGGTGATTTCCGTGAAGAATTTTTCGAGAAGTACGGTTTTAATGGACCGGATGCTAAAAACTTCTAA
- the ruvB gene encoding Holliday junction branch migration DNA helicase RuvB, protein MSERMIASEAGSYDEQFELSLRPQRLAQYIGQQKVKENLQIFIEAAKLRQESLDHVLLYGPPGLGKTTLAAIIANEMNVNVRMTSGPAIERPGDLAAILSSLEPGDVLFIDEIHRLPRAIEEVLYPAMEDFCLDIVVGKGPEARSVRLDLPPFTLVGATTRAGALSAPLRDRFGVLLRLEFYDDTSLAEIVVRSAHLFDVDIEQIAAGEMARRSRGTPRIANRLLKRVRDYAQVLGDGMITEDLAKQALELLQVDPRGLDHIDHKLVTNMIERFRGGPVGLDTLAASIGEERVTIEDVYEPYLMQIGFIQRTPRGRVATHLAYEHFGYDYPQQT, encoded by the coding sequence ATGTCAGAGCGCATGATAGCAAGTGAAGCAGGTAGTTATGATGAACAATTTGAATTATCTCTAAGACCACAAAGATTGGCTCAATATATTGGGCAGCAGAAGGTTAAAGAGAACTTACAAATTTTCATTGAAGCGGCGAAGCTTCGGCAGGAAAGTTTGGATCATGTACTATTATATGGTCCTCCTGGATTGGGAAAGACGACATTAGCCGCGATTATTGCAAATGAAATGAATGTTAATGTTCGTATGACGAGTGGCCCTGCTATTGAGCGTCCAGGAGATTTAGCCGCAATTTTAAGCTCACTGGAGCCGGGGGATGTATTATTTATTGATGAAATTCATCGCCTTCCCCGTGCGATTGAAGAGGTACTATATCCAGCAATGGAGGATTTTTGTTTAGACATCGTTGTTGGAAAAGGCCCTGAAGCACGTTCTGTCCGTCTTGATTTGCCACCTTTTACACTCGTTGGGGCAACTACAAGAGCGGGAGCGTTGTCAGCGCCACTCCGAGATCGATTTGGTGTTCTACTACGTCTAGAATTTTATGATGATACATCATTAGCTGAAATTGTAGTTAGAAGCGCGCATTTATTTGATGTCGATATTGAGCAAATAGCCGCAGGTGAAATGGCAAGGCGCTCACGTGGTACGCCTCGTATCGCTAACCGCTTACTTAAACGAGTGCGAGATTATGCACAAGTGCTTGGAGATGGTATGATAACGGAGGACCTTGCCAAGCAAGCGCTAGAACTTTTACAAGTTGATCCTAGAGGGCTTGACCATATTGACCATAAACTTGTGACCAATATGATTGAGCGCTTCCGTGGTGGCCCAGTAGGCTTAGATACACTTGCTGCCTCCATAGGTGAAGAACGAGTGACGATAGAAGATGTGTACGAGCCTTATTTAATGCAAATAGGCTTTATTCAACGTACACCGCGTGGACGTGTTGCAACGCATCTTGCTTACGAACATTTTGGATATGATTATCCACAACAAACATAA
- the ruvA gene encoding Holliday junction branch migration protein RuvA, producing the protein MYDYLKGQVVRITPEYIVLEQQGIGWQLNTPNPFAFRASAVEQQIYVHLHVREDAQMLYGFPNLDQRELFRKLILVSGIGPKGALAILATGNPQQVISAIEREDEAFLVKFPGVGKKTARQMILDLKGKLGSLLDTIELPSSEDELPLFGVNPYKHELEEAILALMALGYSEKELDKIRPLLEDNDKLETTDAYMKQALQLLLKLK; encoded by the coding sequence ATGTATGATTATTTAAAAGGACAAGTAGTGCGTATTACGCCTGAGTATATCGTTTTGGAGCAACAGGGGATTGGCTGGCAGTTGAATACACCTAATCCATTTGCATTTCGTGCGTCAGCCGTAGAACAACAAATCTACGTACATCTACATGTTCGAGAAGATGCACAAATGTTGTATGGCTTTCCTAATTTAGACCAACGAGAGCTGTTCCGAAAATTAATTTTAGTGTCGGGCATTGGACCTAAAGGGGCGCTTGCGATTTTAGCAACAGGCAATCCACAACAAGTAATCAGTGCCATCGAACGTGAAGACGAAGCATTTTTAGTGAAATTCCCTGGTGTTGGTAAAAAAACAGCACGTCAAATGATTCTAGATTTGAAAGGCAAACTTGGTTCTTTACTTGACACTATTGAGTTACCTAGCTCTGAGGATGAGTTACCGTTATTTGGCGTCAATCCATATAAGCATGAATTAGAAGAAGCCATTCTAGCATTAATGGCACTTGGTTATTCAGAAAAAGAACTCGATAAAATCCGACCGCTTCTTGAAGATAATGACAAGCTAGAAACAACAGATGCCTATATGAAGCAAGCATTACAGCTTCTACTGAAGTTAAAATAA